A single Triticum dicoccoides isolate Atlit2015 ecotype Zavitan chromosome 2A, WEW_v2.0, whole genome shotgun sequence DNA region contains:
- the LOC119358679 gene encoding uncharacterized protein LOC119358679, producing the protein MSGGMRQILNLGLYDGVKRAYSLRRLNLSKLQLFHPTAEEAAAHGMVLPTLAPDKARAGNRKRRIYNTKLATAEAAAPKMDVPKPELVMGPPQISPWLNSSRFVHFFPTASESKVILGDRGNRMLRFNIVDGFRYMDTLPCLHGVKEMLMVISVPPTDVHLPDGHQEDTGDLYIIDGLLHPDKAEVRPQFEALVWRGFDQSALSSKFWHCDILPLPPWISHHEHAMVFGHALVGDSICFSICGAQGAGTYCFHIATREWSKAGDCLMPFHGKADYVPELGLWFGMSQDNLLCAADLSGLVRGEELSPDKMRIWQRDDLPEEWQPNSLRNPCVVNLGYGRFIIVDFLDFMKFNKEWNEMDAVKEFALFTGMELAFSNGKGKNGRTGASKDNGHHSSGTDCSGNESCNCGSEAGSNGGKGKGLMHGLRMIKHKSHRYMFKKQLRIEAVL; encoded by the exons ATGAGCGGAGGCATGCGGCAGATCCTCAACTTGGGGCTTTATGACGGGGTCAAACGCGCGTATTCGCTGCGGCGCCTGAACCTCTCCAAGTTGCAACTTTTTCACCCGACGGCAGAAGAGGCGGCCGCGCATGGCATGGTGCTGCCCACGCTGGCCCCCGACAAGGCCCGTGCCGGCAACAGGAAAAG AAGGATCTACAACACTAAactggcgacggcggaggcggcggcgcccaAGATGGATGTGCCAAAACCCGAGCTGGTCATGGGGCCACCGCAAATCTCCCCCTGGCTCAACTCAAGTCGCTTCGTCCATTTCTTCCCCACCGCCTCGGAGAGCAAGGTCATCTTGGGCGACCGCGGGAACCGCATGTTACGCTTCAACATCGTCGATGGCTTCCGCTACATGGATACCCTGCCATGCCTCCACGGAGTCAAGGAGATGCTGATGGTCATCTCCGTCCCTCCAACGGACGTGCACCTTCCTGATGGCCACCAAGAAGACACTGGCGACCTCTACATCATCGATGGCCTCCTCCATCCGGACAAGGCGGAGGTGCGGCCGCAGTTCGAGGCCCTGGTGTGGAGGGGGTTCGACCAGTCCGCCTTATCTAGCAAGTTCTGGCACTGCGACATCCTCCCTCTGCCGCCGTGGATCAGCCACCACGAGCACGCCATGGTCTTCGGCCACGCCCTCGTCGGCGACAGCATCTGCTTCTCCATCTGTGGGGCCCAGGGTGCTGGCACCTACTGCTTCCACATCGCAACTCGTGAGTGGAGCAAAGCTGGCGACTGCCTCATGCCCTTCCATGGCAAGGCAGATTACGTCCCTGAGCTTGGACTCTGGTTTGGcatgtcacaggacaacctcctctgcgctgctgacctctcagGCCTCGTCAGAGGGGAGGAGCTGTCGCCAGACAAGATGCGGATCTGGCAGCGTGATGACCTGCCAGAGGAGTGGCAGCCAAACAGCTTGCGCAATCCCTGTGTCGTCAACCTTGGTTATGGCAGATTCATCATCGTGGACTTCTTGgatttcatgaaattcaacaaGGAATGGAACGAGATGGATGCTGTCAAGGAATTTGCCCTCTTCACCGGTATGGAGCTAGCCTTCAGCAACGGCAAAGGCAAGAATGGCAGAACTGGTGCCAGCAAAGACAATGGCCACCACAGTAGTGGCACCGATTGCTCCGGCAATGAGAGTTGCAACTGCGGCAGTGAGGCTGGCAGCAATGGCGGCAAAGGCAAAGGGCTGATGCATGGCCTCCGTATGATCAAGCACAAATCCCATCGTTACATGTTTAAGAAGCAACTGAGGATCGAGGCGGTGCTCTGA